In Gallus gallus isolate bGalGal1 chromosome 8, bGalGal1.mat.broiler.GRCg7b, whole genome shotgun sequence, one DNA window encodes the following:
- the MCOLN3 gene encoding mucolipin-3 isoform X2: protein METPEVAVSSCSARDDEGLCSYGQHLLLPQELVAEDQLRRKLKFFFMNPCEKFWARGRKPWKLGIQLLKIAMVTIQLVLFGLSNQMVVAFKEENTIAFKHLFLKGYMDRMDDTYAVYTQTDVYDQIFFAINQYLQLPNISVGNHAYEKKGAEETALAVCQQFYKQGTICPGNDTFDIDPEIVTDCLYIEPMMSLDNRTVGKHNLNFTLDFHRLVAVQLMFNLKAINLQTVRHHELPDCYDFTLTIVFDNKAHSGRIKISLDNDIEIRECKDWHVSGSIQKNTHYMMIFDAFVILICLSSLILCTRSVVKGIRLQREFVSFFLYYYKKEVSYNDQMEFVNGWYILIMVSDVLTIVGSTLKMEIQAKSLTSYDVCSILLGTSTMLVWLGVIRYLGFFQKYNLLILTLRAALPNVMRFCCCAAMIYLGYCFCGWIVLGPYHVKFRSLNVVSECLFSLINGDDMFATFAKMQQKSYLVWLFSRIYLYSFISLFIYMVLSLFIALITDTYETIKHYQQDGFPETELQRFISQCKDLPNSGRYRLEEEGSVSLFCCCSGEEMGACFGTRTEQNLQRHRLELRALVPTGCLTWDESVG from the exons ATGGAGACTCCTGAAGTGGCTGtaagcagctgcagtgctcgGGATGACGAAGGGCTCTGCAGCTACGGACAACACCTATTGCTGCCACAAGAGCTGGTGGCGGAAGACCAGCTCAGGAGGAAGCTGAAGTTCTTCTTCATGAACCCATGTGAAAAATTCTGGGCTCGGGGCAGAAAACCTTGGAAACTTGGGATTCAGCTGCTCAAAATAGCAATGGTTACCATTCAG CTGGTGCTTTTTGGATTGAGCAATCAAATGGTGGTTGCTTTCAAAGAAGAGAACACTATTGCATTCAAACATCTCTTCTTGAAAGGGTACATGGACAGAATGGATGATACCTATGCGGTATACACACAGACAGATGTCTATGACCAAATATTCTTTGCCATCAATCAG TACTTACAGTTGCCCAACATTTCTGTTGGAAACCATGCTTATGagaagaaaggagcagaagagaCAGCTCTGGCTGTATGTCAACAGTTCTACAAGCAAGGAACCATCTGTCCTGGAAATGACACCTTTGATATAGACCCAGAGATTGTGACTG ACTGCTTGTACATTGAGCCGATGATGTCTTTAGACAACAGAACAGTGGGAAAGCACAATTTGAATTTCACTCTGGATTTCCACAG GCTCGTGGCAGTGCAACTCATGTTCAATCTGAAGGCAATCAACCTCCAGACCGTCCGTCACCACGAGCTCCCTGACTGTTACGATTTCACCCTGACG ATAGTGTTTGATAATAAAGCCCACAGTGGAAGAATCAAAATCAGTCTAGACAACGACATAGAGATCAGGGAATGTAAAGACTGGCACGTTTCTGGATCAA TACAGAAGAATACGCATTACATGATGATCTTCGATGCTTTTGTCATACTGATCTGTCTGAGCTCATTGATCCTTTGCACTCGATCAGTAGTCAAAGGAATTCGGCTCCAAAGA GAATTTGTAAGTTTTTTCCTATATTATTACAAGAAAGAGGTATCTTACAATGATCAGATGGAATTTGTCAATGGCTGGTATATCCTCATTATGGTTAGTGATGTCCTCACTATCGTTGGATCAACTCTCAAAATGGAGATACAGGCCAAG agtcTGACAAGTTACGACGTCTGTAGCATACTCCTAGGAACATCCACTATGCTGGTGTGGCTTGGAGTCATTCGCTACCTCGGTTTCTTTCAGAAGTATAAT cttctcaTTCTAACACTGCGAGCAGCACTACCCAACGTCATGAGGttctgctgttgtgctgctATGATCTATCTAGGTTATTGTTTCTGCGGATGGATTGTACTGGGGCCATACCACGTGAAG TTCCGTTCTCTGAATGTGGTTTCTGAATGCCTCTTTTCATTGATAAATGGAGATGACATGTTTGCCACTTTTgcaaaaatgcagcagaaaagtTACTTGGTTTGGTTATTCAGTAGAATCTACCTCTACTCCTTCATCAGCCTGTTCATCTACATGGTGCTAAGTCTCTTCATTGCACTCATTACAGATACATATGAAACTATCAAG CACTACCAACAAGATGGCTTTCCAGAGACAGAACTTCAGAGATTTATATCACAGTGCAAAGACTTACCAAACTCTGGAAGGTACAGATTAGAAGAGGAAGGttctgtatctctcttctgttgTTGCAGTG GAGAGGAGATGGGGGCATGTTTTGGAACCAGGACAGAGCAGAACCTGCAGCGACACCGCCTAGAGCTGAGAGCCCTTGTTCCGACCGGTTGCCTTACTTGGGATGAAAGTGTGGGATGA
- the MCOLN3 gene encoding mucolipin-3 isoform X5 — protein sequence MQKSNLSLNRKYKCLFQLVLFGLSNQMVVAFKEENTIAFKHLFLKGYMDRMDDTYAVYTQTDVYDQIFFAINQYLQLPNISVGNHAYEKKGAEETALAVCQQFYKQGTICPGNDTFDIDPEIVTDCLYIEPMMSLDNRTVGKHNLNFTLDFHRLVAVQLMFNLKAINLQTVRHHELPDCYDFTLTIVFDNKAHSGRIKISLDNDIEIRECKDWHVSGSIQKNTHYMMIFDAFVILICLSSLILCTRSVVKGIRLQREFVSFFLYYYKKEVSYNDQMEFVNGWYILIMVSDVLTIVGSTLKMEIQAKSLTSYDVCSILLGTSTMLVWLGVIRYLGFFQKYNLLILTLRAALPNVMRFCCCAAMIYLGYCFCGWIVLGPYHVKFRSLNVVSECLFSLINGDDMFATFAKMQQKSYLVWLFSRIYLYSFISLFIYMVLSLFIALITDTYETIKHYQQDGFPETELQRFISQCKDLPNSGRYRLEEEGSVSLFCCCSGPSEHI from the exons ATGCAGAAGTCAAATTTGTCTTTGAACAGGAAATACAAATGTCTTTTTCAGCTGGTGCTTTTTGGATTGAGCAATCAAATGGTGGTTGCTTTCAAAGAAGAGAACACTATTGCATTCAAACATCTCTTCTTGAAAGGGTACATGGACAGAATGGATGATACCTATGCGGTATACACACAGACAGATGTCTATGACCAAATATTCTTTGCCATCAATCAG TACTTACAGTTGCCCAACATTTCTGTTGGAAACCATGCTTATGagaagaaaggagcagaagagaCAGCTCTGGCTGTATGTCAACAGTTCTACAAGCAAGGAACCATCTGTCCTGGAAATGACACCTTTGATATAGACCCAGAGATTGTGACTG ACTGCTTGTACATTGAGCCGATGATGTCTTTAGACAACAGAACAGTGGGAAAGCACAATTTGAATTTCACTCTGGATTTCCACAG GCTCGTGGCAGTGCAACTCATGTTCAATCTGAAGGCAATCAACCTCCAGACCGTCCGTCACCACGAGCTCCCTGACTGTTACGATTTCACCCTGACG ATAGTGTTTGATAATAAAGCCCACAGTGGAAGAATCAAAATCAGTCTAGACAACGACATAGAGATCAGGGAATGTAAAGACTGGCACGTTTCTGGATCAA TACAGAAGAATACGCATTACATGATGATCTTCGATGCTTTTGTCATACTGATCTGTCTGAGCTCATTGATCCTTTGCACTCGATCAGTAGTCAAAGGAATTCGGCTCCAAAGA GAATTTGTAAGTTTTTTCCTATATTATTACAAGAAAGAGGTATCTTACAATGATCAGATGGAATTTGTCAATGGCTGGTATATCCTCATTATGGTTAGTGATGTCCTCACTATCGTTGGATCAACTCTCAAAATGGAGATACAGGCCAAG agtcTGACAAGTTACGACGTCTGTAGCATACTCCTAGGAACATCCACTATGCTGGTGTGGCTTGGAGTCATTCGCTACCTCGGTTTCTTTCAGAAGTATAAT cttctcaTTCTAACACTGCGAGCAGCACTACCCAACGTCATGAGGttctgctgttgtgctgctATGATCTATCTAGGTTATTGTTTCTGCGGATGGATTGTACTGGGGCCATACCACGTGAAG TTCCGTTCTCTGAATGTGGTTTCTGAATGCCTCTTTTCATTGATAAATGGAGATGACATGTTTGCCACTTTTgcaaaaatgcagcagaaaagtTACTTGGTTTGGTTATTCAGTAGAATCTACCTCTACTCCTTCATCAGCCTGTTCATCTACATGGTGCTAAGTCTCTTCATTGCACTCATTACAGATACATATGAAACTATCAAG CACTACCAACAAGATGGCTTTCCAGAGACAGAACTTCAGAGATTTATATCACAGTGCAAAGACTTACCAAACTCTGGAAGGTACAGATTAGAAGAGGAAGGttctgtatctctcttctgttgTTGCAGTG GTCCTAGTGAACATATCTGA
- the MCOLN3 gene encoding mucolipin-3 isoform X3, which yields MCRAMETPEVAVSSCSARDDEGLCSYGQHLLLPQELVAEDQLRRKLKFFFMNPCEKFWARGRKPWKLGIQLLKIAMVTIQLVLFGLSNQMVVAFKEENTIAFKHLFLKGYMDRMDDTYAVYTQTDVYDQIFFAINQYLQLPNISVGNHAYEKKGAEETALAVCQQFYKQGTICPGNDTFDIDPEIVTDCLYIEPMMSLDNRTVGKHNLNFTLDFHRLVAVQLMFNLKAINLQTVRHHELPDCYDFTLTIVFDNKAHSGRIKISLDNDIEIRECKDWHVSGSIQKNTHYMMIFDAFVILICLSSLILCTRSVVKGIRLQREFVSFFLYYYKKEVSYNDQMEFVNGWYILIMVSDVLTIVGSTLKMEIQAKSLTSYDVCSILLGTSTMLVWLGVIRYLGFFQKYNLLILTLRAALPNVMRFCCCAAMIYLGYCFCGWIVLGPYHVKFRSLNVVSECLFSLINGDDMFATFAKMQQKSYLVWLFSRIYLYSFISLFIYMVLSLFIALITDTYETIKHYQQDGFPETELQRFISQCKDLPNSGRYRLEEEGSVSLFCCCSGPSEHI from the exons CAATGGAGACTCCTGAAGTGGCTGtaagcagctgcagtgctcgGGATGACGAAGGGCTCTGCAGCTACGGACAACACCTATTGCTGCCACAAGAGCTGGTGGCGGAAGACCAGCTCAGGAGGAAGCTGAAGTTCTTCTTCATGAACCCATGTGAAAAATTCTGGGCTCGGGGCAGAAAACCTTGGAAACTTGGGATTCAGCTGCTCAAAATAGCAATGGTTACCATTCAG CTGGTGCTTTTTGGATTGAGCAATCAAATGGTGGTTGCTTTCAAAGAAGAGAACACTATTGCATTCAAACATCTCTTCTTGAAAGGGTACATGGACAGAATGGATGATACCTATGCGGTATACACACAGACAGATGTCTATGACCAAATATTCTTTGCCATCAATCAG TACTTACAGTTGCCCAACATTTCTGTTGGAAACCATGCTTATGagaagaaaggagcagaagagaCAGCTCTGGCTGTATGTCAACAGTTCTACAAGCAAGGAACCATCTGTCCTGGAAATGACACCTTTGATATAGACCCAGAGATTGTGACTG ACTGCTTGTACATTGAGCCGATGATGTCTTTAGACAACAGAACAGTGGGAAAGCACAATTTGAATTTCACTCTGGATTTCCACAG GCTCGTGGCAGTGCAACTCATGTTCAATCTGAAGGCAATCAACCTCCAGACCGTCCGTCACCACGAGCTCCCTGACTGTTACGATTTCACCCTGACG ATAGTGTTTGATAATAAAGCCCACAGTGGAAGAATCAAAATCAGTCTAGACAACGACATAGAGATCAGGGAATGTAAAGACTGGCACGTTTCTGGATCAA TACAGAAGAATACGCATTACATGATGATCTTCGATGCTTTTGTCATACTGATCTGTCTGAGCTCATTGATCCTTTGCACTCGATCAGTAGTCAAAGGAATTCGGCTCCAAAGA GAATTTGTAAGTTTTTTCCTATATTATTACAAGAAAGAGGTATCTTACAATGATCAGATGGAATTTGTCAATGGCTGGTATATCCTCATTATGGTTAGTGATGTCCTCACTATCGTTGGATCAACTCTCAAAATGGAGATACAGGCCAAG agtcTGACAAGTTACGACGTCTGTAGCATACTCCTAGGAACATCCACTATGCTGGTGTGGCTTGGAGTCATTCGCTACCTCGGTTTCTTTCAGAAGTATAAT cttctcaTTCTAACACTGCGAGCAGCACTACCCAACGTCATGAGGttctgctgttgtgctgctATGATCTATCTAGGTTATTGTTTCTGCGGATGGATTGTACTGGGGCCATACCACGTGAAG TTCCGTTCTCTGAATGTGGTTTCTGAATGCCTCTTTTCATTGATAAATGGAGATGACATGTTTGCCACTTTTgcaaaaatgcagcagaaaagtTACTTGGTTTGGTTATTCAGTAGAATCTACCTCTACTCCTTCATCAGCCTGTTCATCTACATGGTGCTAAGTCTCTTCATTGCACTCATTACAGATACATATGAAACTATCAAG CACTACCAACAAGATGGCTTTCCAGAGACAGAACTTCAGAGATTTATATCACAGTGCAAAGACTTACCAAACTCTGGAAGGTACAGATTAGAAGAGGAAGGttctgtatctctcttctgttgTTGCAGTG GTCCTAGTGAACATATCTGA
- the MCOLN3 gene encoding mucolipin-3 isoform X4 produces METPEVAVSSCSARDDEGLCSYGQHLLLPQELVAEDQLRRKLKFFFMNPCEKFWARGRKPWKLGIQLLKIAMVTIQLVLFGLSNQMVVAFKEENTIAFKHLFLKGYMDRMDDTYAVYTQTDVYDQIFFAINQYLQLPNISVGNHAYEKKGAEETALAVCQQFYKQGTICPGNDTFDIDPEIVTDCLYIEPMMSLDNRTVGKHNLNFTLDFHRLVAVQLMFNLKAINLQTVRHHELPDCYDFTLTIVFDNKAHSGRIKISLDNDIEIRECKDWHVSGSIQKNTHYMMIFDAFVILICLSSLILCTRSVVKGIRLQREFVSFFLYYYKKEVSYNDQMEFVNGWYILIMVSDVLTIVGSTLKMEIQAKSLTSYDVCSILLGTSTMLVWLGVIRYLGFFQKYNLLILTLRAALPNVMRFCCCAAMIYLGYCFCGWIVLGPYHVKFRSLNVVSECLFSLINGDDMFATFAKMQQKSYLVWLFSRIYLYSFISLFIYMVLSLFIALITDTYETIKHYQQDGFPETELQRFISQCKDLPNSGRYRLEEEGSVSLFCCCSGPSEHI; encoded by the exons ATGGAGACTCCTGAAGTGGCTGtaagcagctgcagtgctcgGGATGACGAAGGGCTCTGCAGCTACGGACAACACCTATTGCTGCCACAAGAGCTGGTGGCGGAAGACCAGCTCAGGAGGAAGCTGAAGTTCTTCTTCATGAACCCATGTGAAAAATTCTGGGCTCGGGGCAGAAAACCTTGGAAACTTGGGATTCAGCTGCTCAAAATAGCAATGGTTACCATTCAG CTGGTGCTTTTTGGATTGAGCAATCAAATGGTGGTTGCTTTCAAAGAAGAGAACACTATTGCATTCAAACATCTCTTCTTGAAAGGGTACATGGACAGAATGGATGATACCTATGCGGTATACACACAGACAGATGTCTATGACCAAATATTCTTTGCCATCAATCAG TACTTACAGTTGCCCAACATTTCTGTTGGAAACCATGCTTATGagaagaaaggagcagaagagaCAGCTCTGGCTGTATGTCAACAGTTCTACAAGCAAGGAACCATCTGTCCTGGAAATGACACCTTTGATATAGACCCAGAGATTGTGACTG ACTGCTTGTACATTGAGCCGATGATGTCTTTAGACAACAGAACAGTGGGAAAGCACAATTTGAATTTCACTCTGGATTTCCACAG GCTCGTGGCAGTGCAACTCATGTTCAATCTGAAGGCAATCAACCTCCAGACCGTCCGTCACCACGAGCTCCCTGACTGTTACGATTTCACCCTGACG ATAGTGTTTGATAATAAAGCCCACAGTGGAAGAATCAAAATCAGTCTAGACAACGACATAGAGATCAGGGAATGTAAAGACTGGCACGTTTCTGGATCAA TACAGAAGAATACGCATTACATGATGATCTTCGATGCTTTTGTCATACTGATCTGTCTGAGCTCATTGATCCTTTGCACTCGATCAGTAGTCAAAGGAATTCGGCTCCAAAGA GAATTTGTAAGTTTTTTCCTATATTATTACAAGAAAGAGGTATCTTACAATGATCAGATGGAATTTGTCAATGGCTGGTATATCCTCATTATGGTTAGTGATGTCCTCACTATCGTTGGATCAACTCTCAAAATGGAGATACAGGCCAAG agtcTGACAAGTTACGACGTCTGTAGCATACTCCTAGGAACATCCACTATGCTGGTGTGGCTTGGAGTCATTCGCTACCTCGGTTTCTTTCAGAAGTATAAT cttctcaTTCTAACACTGCGAGCAGCACTACCCAACGTCATGAGGttctgctgttgtgctgctATGATCTATCTAGGTTATTGTTTCTGCGGATGGATTGTACTGGGGCCATACCACGTGAAG TTCCGTTCTCTGAATGTGGTTTCTGAATGCCTCTTTTCATTGATAAATGGAGATGACATGTTTGCCACTTTTgcaaaaatgcagcagaaaagtTACTTGGTTTGGTTATTCAGTAGAATCTACCTCTACTCCTTCATCAGCCTGTTCATCTACATGGTGCTAAGTCTCTTCATTGCACTCATTACAGATACATATGAAACTATCAAG CACTACCAACAAGATGGCTTTCCAGAGACAGAACTTCAGAGATTTATATCACAGTGCAAAGACTTACCAAACTCTGGAAGGTACAGATTAGAAGAGGAAGGttctgtatctctcttctgttgTTGCAGTG GTCCTAGTGAACATATCTGA
- the MCOLN3 gene encoding mucolipin-3 isoform X1 produces the protein MCRAMETPEVAVSSCSARDDEGLCSYGQHLLLPQELVAEDQLRRKLKFFFMNPCEKFWARGRKPWKLGIQLLKIAMVTIQLVLFGLSNQMVVAFKEENTIAFKHLFLKGYMDRMDDTYAVYTQTDVYDQIFFAINQYLQLPNISVGNHAYEKKGAEETALAVCQQFYKQGTICPGNDTFDIDPEIVTDCLYIEPMMSLDNRTVGKHNLNFTLDFHRLVAVQLMFNLKAINLQTVRHHELPDCYDFTLTIVFDNKAHSGRIKISLDNDIEIRECKDWHVSGSIQKNTHYMMIFDAFVILICLSSLILCTRSVVKGIRLQREFVSFFLYYYKKEVSYNDQMEFVNGWYILIMVSDVLTIVGSTLKMEIQAKSLTSYDVCSILLGTSTMLVWLGVIRYLGFFQKYNLLILTLRAALPNVMRFCCCAAMIYLGYCFCGWIVLGPYHVKFRSLNVVSECLFSLINGDDMFATFAKMQQKSYLVWLFSRIYLYSFISLFIYMVLSLFIALITDTYETIKHYQQDGFPETELQRFISQCKDLPNSGRYRLEEEGSVSLFCCCSGEEMGACFGTRTEQNLQRHRLELRALVPTGCLTWDESVG, from the exons CAATGGAGACTCCTGAAGTGGCTGtaagcagctgcagtgctcgGGATGACGAAGGGCTCTGCAGCTACGGACAACACCTATTGCTGCCACAAGAGCTGGTGGCGGAAGACCAGCTCAGGAGGAAGCTGAAGTTCTTCTTCATGAACCCATGTGAAAAATTCTGGGCTCGGGGCAGAAAACCTTGGAAACTTGGGATTCAGCTGCTCAAAATAGCAATGGTTACCATTCAG CTGGTGCTTTTTGGATTGAGCAATCAAATGGTGGTTGCTTTCAAAGAAGAGAACACTATTGCATTCAAACATCTCTTCTTGAAAGGGTACATGGACAGAATGGATGATACCTATGCGGTATACACACAGACAGATGTCTATGACCAAATATTCTTTGCCATCAATCAG TACTTACAGTTGCCCAACATTTCTGTTGGAAACCATGCTTATGagaagaaaggagcagaagagaCAGCTCTGGCTGTATGTCAACAGTTCTACAAGCAAGGAACCATCTGTCCTGGAAATGACACCTTTGATATAGACCCAGAGATTGTGACTG ACTGCTTGTACATTGAGCCGATGATGTCTTTAGACAACAGAACAGTGGGAAAGCACAATTTGAATTTCACTCTGGATTTCCACAG GCTCGTGGCAGTGCAACTCATGTTCAATCTGAAGGCAATCAACCTCCAGACCGTCCGTCACCACGAGCTCCCTGACTGTTACGATTTCACCCTGACG ATAGTGTTTGATAATAAAGCCCACAGTGGAAGAATCAAAATCAGTCTAGACAACGACATAGAGATCAGGGAATGTAAAGACTGGCACGTTTCTGGATCAA TACAGAAGAATACGCATTACATGATGATCTTCGATGCTTTTGTCATACTGATCTGTCTGAGCTCATTGATCCTTTGCACTCGATCAGTAGTCAAAGGAATTCGGCTCCAAAGA GAATTTGTAAGTTTTTTCCTATATTATTACAAGAAAGAGGTATCTTACAATGATCAGATGGAATTTGTCAATGGCTGGTATATCCTCATTATGGTTAGTGATGTCCTCACTATCGTTGGATCAACTCTCAAAATGGAGATACAGGCCAAG agtcTGACAAGTTACGACGTCTGTAGCATACTCCTAGGAACATCCACTATGCTGGTGTGGCTTGGAGTCATTCGCTACCTCGGTTTCTTTCAGAAGTATAAT cttctcaTTCTAACACTGCGAGCAGCACTACCCAACGTCATGAGGttctgctgttgtgctgctATGATCTATCTAGGTTATTGTTTCTGCGGATGGATTGTACTGGGGCCATACCACGTGAAG TTCCGTTCTCTGAATGTGGTTTCTGAATGCCTCTTTTCATTGATAAATGGAGATGACATGTTTGCCACTTTTgcaaaaatgcagcagaaaagtTACTTGGTTTGGTTATTCAGTAGAATCTACCTCTACTCCTTCATCAGCCTGTTCATCTACATGGTGCTAAGTCTCTTCATTGCACTCATTACAGATACATATGAAACTATCAAG CACTACCAACAAGATGGCTTTCCAGAGACAGAACTTCAGAGATTTATATCACAGTGCAAAGACTTACCAAACTCTGGAAGGTACAGATTAGAAGAGGAAGGttctgtatctctcttctgttgTTGCAGTG GAGAGGAGATGGGGGCATGTTTTGGAACCAGGACAGAGCAGAACCTGCAGCGACACCGCCTAGAGCTGAGAGCCCTTGTTCCGACCGGTTGCCTTACTTGGGATGAAAGTGTGGGATGA